Proteins co-encoded in one Ciconia boyciana chromosome 14, ASM3463844v1, whole genome shotgun sequence genomic window:
- the EIF2S2 gene encoding eukaryotic translation initiation factor 2 subunit 2 yields MSGDEMIFDPTMSKKKKKKKKPFMLDEEGGDTQAEETQQSETKEVEPEPTEDKDVEADEEDSRKKDATDDLDDLNFFNQKKKKKKTKKIFDIDEAEEGVKDLKIEGDVPEAVEPEDDLDIMLGNKKKKKKNVKFPDEDEIMEKDEAFEDEDSKKDDGISFSLQSGPAWAGSERDYTYDELLNRVFNIMREKNPDMVAGEKRKFVMKPPQVVRVGTKKTSFVNFTDICKLLHRQPKHLLAFLLAELGTSGSIDGNNQLVIKGRFQQKQIENVLRRYIKEYVTCHTCRSPDTILQKDTRLYFLQCETCHSRCSVASIKTGFQAVTGKRAQLRAKAN; encoded by the exons ATGATTTTCGATCCCACTATgagcaagaagaagaagaaaaagaagaagccCTTTATGTTggatgaggaaggaggagataCACAAGCAGAAGAGACTCAGcaatcagaaacaaaagaagttgAACCAGAGCcaacagaagacaaagatgTTGAAGCAGACGAAGAagacagcaggaagaaag ATGCAACAGATGACCTGGATGATTTAAACTTCTtcaatcaaaagaaaaagaagaaaaaaacaaaaaagatatttgATATAGATGAAGCAGAAGAAGGTGTAAAG GACTTGAAAATTGAAGGAGATGTGCCAGAGGCAGTAGAACCTGAAGATGACCTTGATATCATGCTGGgcaataaaaagaagaaaaagaagaatgtgaAGTTTCCAGATGAAGATGAGATAATGGAGAAGGATGAAG CTTTTGAGGATGAAGATAGCAAAAAAGATGATGGAATTTCTTTTAGCCTTCAGTCAGGACCTGCATGGGCAGGCTCAGAAAGGGACTACACATATGATGAG TTGCTCAACAGAGTATTTAACATCATGcgagaaaaaaacccagatatgGTAGCTGGAGAAAAACGAAAATTTGTCATGAAGCCTCCGCAGGTTGTAAGAGTAGGGACcaagaaaacatcttttgtcAACTTTACAGATATCTGCAAATT attacaTCGTCAGCCAAAACATCTCCTGGCGTTTTTGTTGGCAGAATTGGGTACAAG tgGCTCAATAGATGGTAACAACCAACTTGTAATCAAGGGAAGATTTCAGCAAAAACAGATAGAAAATGTCTTGAGAAGATATATCA aggagTATGTCACCTGCCACACGTGTCGGTCACCAGACACAATCCTACAGAAGGACACCAGATTATATTTCTTGCAGTGTGAGACCTGCCACTCTCGCTGCTCTGTCGCCAGCATCAAAACTGGTTTCCAGGCTGTCACAGGCAAGAGAGCACAGCTCCGTGCCAAAGCTAACTAG